The Elaeis guineensis isolate ETL-2024a chromosome 14, EG11, whole genome shotgun sequence genomic sequence GTCAAGTTATACCAAcgaatcctcaacatcaactttCACTTAGCCGATGTAAGCTGAAGGTTAGCTGTAGCTTAACTGGATAGAGGCCGATCATGAGTTGGCCACGTCTTCGCACTACCAAGAATTGGGCCCGACTATCTTGGGCCTTGAGCTTCTTCACATTTTCGGCCGTGCAAATTTTCCCCCAACAGGTCTGATTTTCAAAAATCCATGCCAATGGTTTCGACCTGTCCTCTCCGTTGAAACCTGGAGAAATTATAGgttaaattaaatctgaattcAATTGATATCTTGTTTCCTGTCTGAAGATAACAACAATACATTGTCGTAAATACCCAAGTAGGGATGTCTTTTAGTCTTTTTCTTTAAAGTCTTAAATGGATTTAAGAGCATGATTGGTGTTGCACGAAAGTACTGATATTACAGCTCCAAGGTTACGGAGATGCAGCTCAGAGCCTCCTGCATGAATCTACGCTAGCCTGTATTATTATGTTATGCACTTCTGCAGCTCAACTTGCATAGATTTGTAGTTTGCTCTTGTGTCATTGGTCTACCATGAAGTCATCCCTTTGTAATCTTTCGGTATAAATTTTTACATTTTGCTATCCATAGTACCAACGGCATCACAAATCAACTTTAGCGATCATTACTTCGATAATACGATCATCTCATTCAATGATCAAGTTGAGCTTTGCGCCACTTGGTATCCAGCTTTTTCTAAAATGTGATCGTGCTTGATGGGATGAATGAGAGCGATCTGCCTTGCATTTACCCACGAAGAAATATCATGTTGAGAAGTTCTTAACCTTGAGAGTCGTTTCCTCTGATCTGAATAATAAATGGGGGCTGATCCTTCAGTctccactttcttcttcttcttccaaaaaaaaaaaaaaaaaaaaaagacagtcgTTGTTTTCATTTAGATTCGTCAGCATGTTGAATATCCATAAACAAGTTGGCAATTTGAGGTTGCAGGGACAACATCTACAATGGAAAGGACAAGCAGATTAATTGGAAAGACCCTTGGCTCTCAGCCATTCCTCTTTATCCGTGTTTCCCTCATATCTCTCAAGCTCGCCATTGAAATCCAGCACTGCTATCAAATTCTATAATGCCAGAAGCAATGAAATCTCAAGgcagcttctctctctctctctctgctgctGCAGAAGCAGATCTGCCCTTCATCTTAGCTCGGGTCAGGACTCTGTTTGCTGGCAAATAAATCCTAATGGATGTTTCTCTTGCTCTTCACTTTATCTCTTCATCTCATCTAAAGGAATGAGATGGGACCTAGCTTCTAGACTGTGGACCATACAGGCTTGTCTAAAGATTAAGCGCTGCCTTTAGCATCGCTTCTTAACAAAATCAATACCAGAGATAATCTGTTCTGAAAATCTGGTTGATGTTTGATGGCTATATCTTTTGTGGTGACTCTTTAGAATCTGTGACTCATCTATTTTATTAGCTGCACCTTCGCTAATAGCATTTAGAACCTGTTTTGTTCTTGTCTCTCTATGCCTACTTTCCCAAGAAGATTGAGAAAACTCTGCACTAATTGGAAGCAATCCAACTTTCCAAAAGATGTGCATCTTGCCATTCTTATGTTAGTTGCTATCCTAATCGGAGCTGCTAGCAGAAAAGAATGTCTAGATTTTTTTGAGTAGACTTCCTCTCCCACTACCATTGCTTAGGTGATAGCAAATCTATTAAATAACTAGTCTCTGCTGTGTGAGGAGAAGAGTTTGTTTGGTATTATGAGCATTTGGATAGAGCTAAAGTCTGTGTGCTCCTACGGAATTCCAAAATCTCCAGACTAAGGCCCCTTTGCTCCGTGGAAAAGCTTCCTGTGGATATTGCCCTTCCGCTTCTCTCTCTCTGGGTCTTAGCTGGATGGTTTTCTGCTGCTAAATAGTCTACTCCTTTTTTGGTCGcccatgatattttttttgagacaATGACCAAGAATCTTCGCAGCTTGTGAGCCCCTGATCTCTTGATACAATTGTGCTTAACGATTATCTTCTGAGTCTATTTTGGGCCCGCTCCTACTGGCTGTACATTTACTTCTGATGAATAAATTCTGGTGGATAGAGCAATCTGTTAGCCTCCATCTTCCTTagcgagagagcgagagagagagagagagagagcgcgcgCGCATCACGCTGcaaaactttcttttttttttttttgttttttgatgtAATGGGATGCTGAAAGCGGCCACCCAGCATTTATTGCGACAAAGAGAGAGTTGTACAATAGAAAGACAGAGATGGGAGGTCGGATTCACAGACGAATAAACGTAAACTGGTGCAGGGTGGTCCGGTTTTATAATTTCAGAAATAACCAGAGGGCAGAAGAAGCACAGAGCACAGATTGAAGTCGGATAATCCCCAATTAACCTCACTAACTTTCCTCAAAAATCTTGCCAAAATCACCAAGCTTGGAAGCATTGCAAAGAATCGATCAatctttgataagattaatttcatTAAGAGATACCAAAGCATGGGAAGAAGTTCTTTGAGAAATTTCTCTATATCCAATCAAAACATAGGAATCTAAAGGAAGACATAGGATGCAGAACCCCCAGGGCCAAACAACAATATTTCCAAAGGTtggagaagagaataaaatttgaGAAGATTGATTGCAAATAACACAATTGCCCAAATTTCGGCCAAGCTTCTTGCTAAGAAGTTCTCTAGTGTTTAGCCTTTTCTTCCAACATAGCCATATAAAATATTTGTCTTTCAAAGGCACGTAAAGATCCCAAGAGAAGCAGAAAACTTACACTTGATACCACTGAATTATTAAACCGATACATTGAAGAAGTGCTGAAGGACCCACAAGTTTCCGCTTTCCAGTAGAGCTTATACTCCTCCTGATCTAATCTCTCCTGTATATTCCTTCTGTAAAGTTAATCTAGCTTTAATAAATGCCCTGTGGCACCTTGACTCCCcttctcatcaaaaaaaaatattttgcctATGACTTCATTGTTTCTAGCTATTTTTGTGTTATTTGCAGCAGCCCTTAGAAGATCTCGCTGGACACTGTTAATATTTGTGATAAGATATTTCGTTCAGTCTAACATAAGATAGGATCATTTTTTTTCATGCATTCGTGATTATATTATTCTTCAAGCAGATGCCACTTCTCGATGCATGATAAGACCATGCTTATTGGAGTTGGATTTGGCTAAGTACACCTTTACAACAATTATGAGAAAATATGAGGCATATATGCTGTCTGTGCCAGTGTTGAAGCACAGTTCCTGAGTTTAAATTTGAAGTTTCTTTTTATGCAAAAACCTGTTCTAATTTTCTTCCATAGATATGATAACTTGTCTTTACTTGCATTTTCTGTTCCAGATTGTCTCAATGCAATATATATGAAGCAGGACAGACAAATATGGTTTTTAAATACAAGCCTGCGAAGGTAGGCTTTCTGTTTAGAGAGAATTAGCACATTTTTTTTCGCAATGTTTCTTCATTTGAAAAGGTCTTTTCCAAACAAGTGTACGCAATGTTTTGTTTAAATTTGTATTTGGTGATTGAGATGACTTCAGCCAGAGCTGGGTCACTACAACAATAACGAATGCCTGCTTTTATTAGATCCTTAGTACCAAGGGTCTGACTTTTAGCTCCAAGATGACATGCTCACAGTTCTAGTATAGTCTTAGGACTCCCAGTGCGTTAAGAGTTTCTATAGAACTCTATAAGGATGAGATCAAGCAGTAGTCTGGCTATGCGATGTTTTATTTCTGATGTTCAAACAAGTAATACAGTCTGTTTTTTATGTAAAGGGAGGCTGAAGGGCGGCCAACCAGATTTTATTAAAGATggaagaatagaagaaaaaataagaattgcAGCACTCCCTTGCATAGATAAAAACTTGAAAGACCAAATTcgtgatcaaccatctgatcaaataaGGATTAATCACCTCATAGCACAGCTGGTAGATTTTAACTCTCGTCTGAATTCTTCCAAAAACTGACATGAGATTGGTATCACTGAGAGAAGACCTATCATTAAAAGCATGCAGAACTTCAGCAGCTACCACATTGACTAAGTATTGCCTTTCGAGAATGATTCTTAAATTCTTCTCTCTCCAACATGCCAAAGTTATTGCTGCATGAAGCATGAGAATGACCAGCTAAGCTATTTTGAAAAATTCCTTCTTTCTCCAATCAAGAAGGAAATTTGAAGGAGGACAATGGATGCAGAAGCCATAGTAAGGAGTAATATCCTTTCAGATACTAGAGAAGAAATAACAGTTCGAGAAGAGAGGAGCATGATGGCATCTTAATCCTCCAGGTCATCAATCTTGAATTGAAAAAATCAGCAACACcaccatttttctttttctttttttttgggtggaaTACAGGGTTcataacaacaaaaaaaaagaagagaagaaaacagAGTTTTAAACATACACGCCAACACAAAGTATCAGGACCTTTGAAAAGCAACACCATAAGCATCAGCATGTAACAAATTCAAAAGCAACACCACCATTTTTCTTATTACTACACTTTACAACAAGGGAAAGATCAATTGAAGCAGGCATTACAAATTCAACCGTCATAATTTTTCATACCCAAgcaattttttttacttctatATTTCTTCTCCAACAATTTTACTTCTATATTTCTTCTTGTCATAATTGAAGCAGGCATTACAAATCTACAGTTGAGCTGGTAGGCTGAGTCTACgtcataatttttcttctaaCTGCTGCTACTTGAGTTACCTATGTCTGAAACACGTGGCTTAGACGTACAAGCCCATGTGTTATCATATACCATCGGAAGTTTTTAACTTTCTTAGGGGCTGTTCGGTCTGGAACTCCTGCTACATTGTTTATTTATTAATATTGTATGTTAACGGTATCGGTCCCCCAATGGCCCCATTTAATatgtgatgtttttttttttttttggtagagatTTAATATGTGATGTTTGCCATGCCGTTCTTTGACTTTTCTTGTTTAACTTTTCTTCCAGATGTTATCTGTTGAATTTCTACATCTCCTATACCTACTGTTTTCTTATAAACTTCTCTCACCTTGGTATTTCATCTCACGGCACTTACACTCCCTAACATCCCCTATGAGAGTTTCTATGCCTTTCGATGAGTAAAATTATTAGGTGAACCAAATCTATCTTGAGTATAGGATGAAATGAATTTATCTATTACAGCAAGCACAAATATAGAGCACACACAGATTCGTACAATCACataaaatagagaagagaagaaaaacaaacACAGGATTTATGTGGTTCGGTTGAAAAGCCTACGTCCACGAACAAGACACCAGAGAAAAATTTCACTacgatgaaaagagagatacaatcatTCAAAACTCTCCAAATCCTAGCcgcaatttgatttttcaaatctctctcACAAAACCTCCGCTACCACCACAGACCtcccaaaaaatttcattcaGGTCGCAACGCGGGCTTTTCGGATCGGATCATAGTTCCAGCccataaaaaatatccaaaaattcaaaccacattaatattatctaatatttttacGAGATGAAATAAATCAATCTATAATGATTTATATATCCTACATCTACATTGGATCAGgtccatctaataatttctcaTTCACTGACCGTTTATGGTATTGAATTTATAAGAAAGATATATTTACTAAAatcatttttttataatttgaaaGAGAGGAGGTGATAAAAGTTCTTACTGGACATTTTATTAATCCATTTATCATGCCATCATGAACGTCTCTAACATGCTTGATATCCCAGATTGGTCTTCTTTCAATGTCTATAGACTTGAGACACTATCCTCAATCAATGAATGTCCTCCGATCGACACTGTGAACATGGTTTAGTATATGAGTAACCAGGCAGACGCACACAAATGAATACACACAAACACATCATGCACTCACGAGCACGGGCGTGCACAGACGGACGGCACTTCCAGACACAACAAGAAACTTTTTACCTGCACCATTAGAACCCTAGTTCTCAACTTAACGGATGGATCGTATCTTTAGAATCCATTTGATTGGAATATATCATATTAcagaataatttaataatttttaaaatttatttatttaaaaaaataattagaaaaaaaataatttttattatatttgattggtgaaaaaattactccaaaaaataatattgaaaagatattactatatttgattgattttaaatttacataagaatataatcaaatttataaatatatttttgaacataaaatatttttttaatattaagataGCACTATCATCTccgattaattttatataataactaTAATCACATGATCTTTTACATAATACTatcttcatcttaatttttttttacataagctctttattaaaaaaatttgaaaagacatcagaataaattcaataattatatatacagttttattgaagatatttttgttaAATATGAATACGATCGTTCGAAAATTTATCAACTATCAAtctttcatgatatttattttatttttttaaaaaataaataaaaaagttattaattttttattattatttttatattaaatatgataaattgataaaaaaattatctcctaCCAAACGGCctttgagatgaaagaaaaattcAACTTCTTTCATGCGAGTCCTACGTGGGAACGGTCCCTTTGAAGTCCATGTAGATGGATGAATAAATGCAATCCAAAAagcaatcatttttttttctgtgcaaaagatacaacccaagGTCCTAGTAAAAATAAAGAGGGAGGCATGGCTTATGATTGGCGATGATTGAAAAAAAGCTGAATGCACTTTTCTAcggagatattttttagaaagggACATCGAAGAGAGGAAAGTATCTCTGTGTATAGGATAGTGTCGCAAGATTTTAAGCAGGTGGCCCACAGAGATCAACAACAccagcttcttgaatttttttttagttatgggTTTACCATAACAACACCAGCTTTATTTGCTCTGGGGTCAACCATCGTAAACTATTTAAATATTACAATTTAGTAAGTCTATAAACCATACATAGAATGATATACCACATAGAGTTGTACGATCAtatcaattcaaaatttaaaataaatatttaataaaaaatatttatgaaaaatcatataaaaaaaataattgtagaagaaaaattagagaaaaaaataaatctattcaaaaaaataaaaattaaaacatcACAAAGATATTTCATGAAACTATGAAAAAGTCTTCGCACATACAaataatctctcttttttttttttttctaccacAATCTTCTATACAATTTTTTCGTCATCTTTCACACACAAAGAAGACAcgaaagatttttttaaataaagcaCCATACGGATTGTTTAAAAGTATTTCTAAAAATTTGgaggaagaaaaataatttacaaAAGTACAATCTTTAGAGAATGCATTTTCACCATCCATTCCGCTAAGATGGTATGAACCTAGAAAAATATTTCCATCCTTTTGAGAATATTAGTCTCTTTAAAGATCTTGCTTGGAGCAAAATCTAACACCGTTTTGAAAAATACAACGATCATTTTCTTTCCATTGccctttttttctcctttctcgTGTTCCAATCACTTTCAGATTATTATCTTCTAGAAAAAGTTACATGAAGAGTTCTGTTCCTTCCGTCTTCCCCCTCCAAACGTTCCGTCGCAAAGAAGACAAACTAAGTGCTCCAAAATTTTACTGGATTCCATTAAATTACACAGTAGCATCTTTAAATTGGGGAGCCTTTTAAGCAGAATTAGAGAAAAAAGTCACAGAGATTCATACATGAACATGGAGTGGATTAACTTCTAAATTTATGAACGAAAACGATGATAAGCAATAATTCACAAGCTGCATTCACGTATGTTCTACTAACAATAAGGAGACGCTAACGGCGGAAAAAAGACAAACACATGAGTAGATTAACGAGAACTAAGCATAGAACCGGACTTATCGCGAGGACCACGAGGACGACTTTGACTCGCCGGAAACAGAGCCATATCCGGTTCGGTTACCGGAATAAGCCTCCGAACCGTCCGAGCCAGAGAAAACCTCCGACAAGCGGCTCCTCACGTCCTCCGGCGAGAACCTCACCACCGCAGAGTCGCCGAGCACCGCCCGGCACTTCTCGTAGAAACCCCGGTACGCTGGCAAGATCATGCCCCGGACCGCTGCCCTCGCCTCCTCCCTCAACCCAGCGTCCGCCACCACCCACTCCGCCTGGTTCCGGCACGCCTCCTCCAGCCCCGCATGGAAGGTCCGCATCCGCTCCCGCATCTCCGCCGGCCCCACCTCCCCCGCCGGGATCGCCGCCGCGACCTTGCTCCAACCCAGCCGCTCGAAGTTGGAAGCGTACTGCCTCGCTTTCGCCGCGTGCTGCGCCGCCCACTCCTCTCCGAGAAGGTGCCTCAGCCGAGTACTCCCCCGAACCTTGTTCACTATATACTGAAGATTATTCGCGAGGAAGAGATAGGATAGCGACACCTCCCGGTAGAGCTCTGCCTTGTCGTTAAGCTTGCAGAGGAGTACAAGAATAAGCCGTGCGAGCCGAACGGCGACCGGATACCCAGGGTTCTCCTCGTAATTGAAGGTGGAGGCGGCGGAGGAGGGAGCCGGCGACGGCGGTGCCGACGCCTGCGACGTGTCCAAGAAAATTTCCGGAAGCGCGGATGGCACGTGAACAGAGGAGTCGGCGAAGATGTCCGCCAAAGCGGCGTCGTAGTCAGCAAGCCAGGCGACGAAGTCCATGGAATGGCGGGTCAACGGATGGATCCCACCACCGGGGATCGGCGATTTCGAGGTGTCCTTCTGCATCGCCGCCTCGAAGTCGGCGATGCTGGCCGGGCCGCTTCGCCGAGTTTGACGAGCGAATTCAGCGCCTGAGTTGGAACCGCCGAGGTGGATTCAAAAGAAAAGACGGGATCGATCTCCGGCCAGAGCTCGGCGATTGCATCGTAGAGCTCCAATATCCGGAACATCTTCTCCGGCGACCGCTTCGATTTTGCCACCAATTCGGGAAAGCTGAGGAATTGGACGGCGGCGTCTCTAGCGATGTCCGCGAAGCATGCCTCCCGGATGGAATCGGACCCGGAGAAGACGTGGTCCAAGAGTTTCCGCTCGCCCGAGAAGAGCGTCTTCACGGCGACCCGAGACGCACCGAGCCAAGTTCGGATTTTTGAGTCGAGCGACTCCCAGTCCAGCTTCTGGATCTGGGACGGGCTAAGCTTCTCGAATCCTAGGCGGTAGAGGCACTCGTCGATGATGGACTTGCGGAGGATCTTGTAGATCCGGAAGCATTCCTTCCCGTACCCGGCCGAGATCATGGTCTCAGCGATTGCGTGGAGGTCAGCCATGGCAACGGTGGCGGCAAGCTCGACATCGCCGATGGACTCCCCGGCGACACGGATGTCATCGTCCGGTGACCCGCCGGCATCGTCTTCGGCGTCGGAGACGCTGGACCCCGACGACCGGGCGGAAACGGACTCCGGGTCGAGGCGGTCGCGGTTGGCGGAGAGGATCTGGTAGAACTCCTTCTCGAGGCGGCGCATGGCGGCTTGCATCAGATTCTGGGCGAGGACCAGCGTGTCGGATCCCGACACCAGGTTCCCCTTGTCGGAGACGAAATCGAGCATGGCGTGATGGAGGTCGGAGACGGCAAGGAGGAAGCGGCGGGCCTCGGCGCGGTCCTCATAGAAGAGGGAGGTGATCTTAGCGAAGGAGGAGGCGTCCGGGTCCCACTTGGTGATGATGGCCTCCACGGCCGTCACCTTGCCCTCCATCATGGTGGCGGAGGAGCTCTGCTGCTGCTGGGGAGGAGAAGGTGGAGCAGGGGATCGGCCATCATGATGACGGAAAGAGAAGTGGGAGGGGAGGAGGCTTCTCATCCCTTTTCTCGGCATCCTTGGTAGGCAAGGGAAGAAGCAAAGCAGCCACCTGAGAGAGAGACGAAGAGAGAGAAGCAGAGGAGCTAGAAGTAGAGAAACAGTCTCTTTTCGGCTCCAAATTCGTTACACTGCAACCACGGTGGagccatatatatacacacacatgcaAAGGGGCACCGCAAAATGACGTGGTGGGGGACGTAGCATAATGTAGACAGGGCCCATTTGATGGCGTATCATCTTACAACAAACAACTTCGACTTTTGCACCGTATATCTACGGATGACGACAAACAAATCAGGTCGAATCAGATAGGGGATAGTAATAGAAaacatcaaatttaaatttaatttatttattaaataaattaaaattttaatctgaatCCAACCTATTTAATAGACAAATCATCAGATTCGATtcttttaatctatttattaaataaataatttatttaattaattctatctaatcta encodes the following:
- the LOC105057006 gene encoding LOW QUALITY PROTEIN: exocyst complex component EXO70H1 (The sequence of the model RefSeq protein was modified relative to this genomic sequence to represent the inferred CDS: inserted 1 base in 1 codon) — its product is MPRKGMRSLLPSHFSFRHHDGRSPAPPSPPQQQQSSSATMMEGKVTAVEAIITKWDPDASSFAKITSLFYEDRAEARRFLLAVSDLHHAMLDFVSDKGNLVSGSDTLVLAQNLMQAAMRRLEKEFYQILSANRDRLDPESVSARSSGSSVSDAEDDAGGSPDDDIRVAGESIGDVELAATVAMADLHAIAETMISAGYGKECFRIYKILRKSIIDECLYRLGFEKLSPSQIQKLDWESLDSKIRTWLGASRVAVKTLFSGERKLLDHVFSGSDSIREACFADIARDAAVQFLSFPELVAKSKRSPEKMFRILELYDAIAELWPEIDPVFSFESTSAVPTQALNSLVKLGEAARXSIADFEAAMQKDTSKSPIPGGGIHPLTRHSMDFVAWLADYDAALADIFADSSVHVPSALPEIFLDTSQASAPPSPAPSSAASTFNYEENPGYPVAVRLARLILVLLCKLNDKAELYREVSLSYLFLANNLQYIVNKVRGSTRLRHLLGEEWAAQHAAKARQYASNFERLGWSKVAAAIPAGEVGPAEMRERMRTFHAGLEEACRNQAEWVVADAGLREEARAAVRGMILPAYRGFYEKCRAVLGDSAVVRFSPEDVRSRLSEVFSGSDGSEAYSGNRTGYGSVSGESKSSSWSSR